GCGTCCTCGGTGTAGACCAGCAGTTCGTCGCCTTCGTCGACGTCCGTGATGGCGGTGCGGCCCTCTTTCGTGTGCATCTTGATCGTCTCTGCGTTCTGGATCAGCGTCTCGATGCGGTCGCCCTCCTCCGTCTCGGCCTGGACGCGGAACATCGGGCGCTTCTCGATCTTGGCGCGGCCGACGATGGCCTCGCGCGTGTTGCCGTTCTCGTCGACGATCTGGACCTCGTCGCCGCTGCCGACCTCGGAGAGGTACTTCGTACCGCCGTCGGGCGTGCGGACGTAGGCGTGGACGGCGCCGGCGTTGACCCGGAACGGGCGGGAGGCGACGTAGGGCGACTCGGCGGTCTCCGCGTGGACGAAGAAGAGGCCGCGGGACATCGAGCCGACGAGCATGCCCTCGTCGTGTTCCATCAGGTTGCCCGTGTCGATGCAGACGCGGTCGGCGGAGCCGGTCTGCTCGATGTCCGTCACCTCGGCCCACGAGAGGTCGAGCTGCTCGCGGCCGGCCTCGTCGCGGACCTCGACGGTGCGGCGGATCTCGTCGGGGTCGTCGGTGTCCAGCAGGACGCCGTCGGCCCCCAGTTCTAGCGTCTCGTAGGCGGTGCGGGCGTCCTCGGCGGACTGGACGCCGGTGATCAGGTCGGTCTCGTCGCCGACGCGGGCGATGAGGTTCTCCAGCGGGATGATCTGCCAGTCGTCGCCGATGACGATGGTGTGGTCGGCCTCGGCGGCGACCTGCTCGGCGAAGGCCTCGTAGTCCTCGTCGAAGATGCGGACGTAGCCGCCGTTCGGAGCGTCGCCGTCCTGCCGGAGCGCCGAGAGGTCCGCCGACCCCGAGAAGTCCGAGGGGAGGTCGACCGTGCCGTCGCCCTCGCCCTCCTTGCCCACGACGGTCGCGTCGGGTTCGATCTCGTCGCCCTCGGCGTCCATCACGTGGACGTCGCCGCCGGCGAAGGCGGCGACGTTGACCTCGCCCAGTTCGCGGACCCGCGCGACGTCGTGCTGATCGACCAGCACCCAGTCGACCCCCGCCTCGAGTCCGGCCGTGATGCGACGCTTTCTGGCCTCCCAGTCGCCGACCTCGTCGTCGGCCTTCAGCCACACGCTGCGTGTCATTATCCACCCGTGTGCGGGCGCGGGGCTTCAACGTGGCGGAAGGCGGGGACGACGCCGTCGGCGACGGACTCTCGCCCTCGACGGCCGGCCGCGAGCCCGGCCGTCCGGCCGCGGCCGTGTGTTTTTTCACCCGCTCACGCTTCCACCCGGTAGATGACTGCGCGAACGCTGGCGATGCTGTGCGTCGTCGGACTCGTCCTCCTGGCGGGCTGTGGAGGGCTGTCCGGCGGCTCCGCCGAGACGCCCGTGTCGAACGAGACGGACGGAGGGACCGCGACGCCGACCGGAACGCCGACCGAGAGCGCCGGCTCCGTCGACGAGTTCGCATTCCCGGCGGGGACGAGCGCCGACGGGTTCGGGAACGTGAGCGACCTGACGTCGGCCCACGGCGACACGCTGGAGGGTCAGGACGTCGAGTCGCGCTACCGGAGCGAATCATGGGAGCGGGACGCGTCGGGCAACCAGAGCAGCCTGCGCTCCGTGTTCACCGCCGACGTCCGCAGCGACGTCGAGGCCGAGCGGGCGCTCCTGACGACGAACGTCTCCTACGTCGGTCAGGGCCGCGTCCAGACCGTCTCGCTGACCACGTCGCTGACGACCGCCAACGAGACGTACACGCGCTCGGTCGACCGGGCGGGCAACGCCTCCTACTCCGTCGACACGCCCTCGACCGGCTTCGCGACGCGTCACGCCAGCATCAGCGCCACGGGGATCCGACCGGTCCTCGAGAGCGCGAGCTGGAACGCGACGGAGGTGACTCGGCGTAACGGGACGAAGGTGGTTCGGTACGAACCGACCGCCGTCACCACCGACGATCAGGCGACCAACGAGAACGCGGCGAACCTGACCGGCCAGGTGCTCGTCGACGAGGACGGCGTCGTCCACGGGGCCGAACTCGGCTTCGTCGTCAGCGGAAACGAGAGCCAGGGGTCGCAGGTCGTCCGGTACGACTACGACCTGATGCGACCTGACGACGTCGCGGTCGAGGACCCGGACTGGCTCGACGAGGCCCGCTCCGGCGGCGAGTAGTCGACCGGGACTGACCACCGTCGCTGTTTTCAGCGGACGACCCCTTTCGCGGCGCTCAGCGCCGGTACAGACTGCGATCGACGACCGTCTGACGTGCGTCTGGTATTCGAATTGATATCAGTCGTAATAATTAGGGGTGTGGACGACGAGTAGTACGTAGATGCACTCGAGTCCGGTCGTAACGGTCGCTGGCGCCAAGGGCGGCGTGGGCAAGACTACCACCAGTATCAATCTTGGAGTCGCCCTGGCCGACCGCGGTCTCGACGTCGTCGTTCTGGAGCTGGATCTGGCGATGGCGAACGTCGTCGACTTCCTCTCCCTGCCCGGTGCGGACGACGCGCCGACCGTTCACGACGTGCTCGCGGGCGAGGCGGCCGTCACGGACGCGCTGGCGCTGGCTCCGGGCGGCGTCACCGTCGCTCCCAGCTCCACGGACCTCGACGCGCTGGACGACGTGGACGTCTCCCGCGTTCCGGAAGTCGTCGAGGAACTCGCGGACCTGTTCGACGCCGTCCTGATCGACACGGCCGCGGGGGTCAACAGCGCAACCACGACGGCCATCGACCTCGCGGACTACGCCGTGCTCGTCTCGACGCCGCGGGTCGCGTCGCTGCGTGACGCCGACAAGACCCAGACCCTCGCCGACCGGTCGGACGGGGACGTGGCCGGACTGGTGCTGACGATGACCGGCACCGGCACTGCGCCGCCCTCGGGCGACCTCGCCGACTTCCTCGACGTCGACCTGCTGGCGTCCGTCCCGGACGATCCCTCGGTCCCCGGCTCGCAGGACGCCGGGGTGCCCGTCGTCGAGCGCAAGCCCGACGGCCCCGTTGCGAGCGCCTACCGCCAGGCGGCCGAGCGGATCCACCGGCAGCTCGCGGCACGCGAACCGTCGGACGAGGACGGGACTACCGACGACGGGGCGACGGGCGATCCGGACCAGTCCGACGAGGTCCCTGCCGACTCCGGGTCCGTCGACACGACCCAGTCCGCAGGGCCCGCGGACGACGCACGGGACCGTACGGGCGGCGGTGCCCGGACCGACCGGAACGGCGGCGAGCGACCGGTTCCAGGGACGCCCCCCGCGCCTGCCCGGAACGCGCCCGGCGACACACCGACCGAGACCGAGGCATCCATCGACATGACCACGGACGACACCACAGACGACGCAGCGAGCGACGAACCGGACGCAGAGCGCGAGACGCCCTCCAAGGAGGACCTCGAGGCCCAGGGCTGGACGTTCCCGGGCGCGAGCGACGACGAGTCCGGGACGGAGCCGGCCGGCGAGGAATCGCCGGATTCTGAGCCCGAACCGGACTCGGCCGGCGAAGTAGAAGTGCGCCAGGCGACCGACGGCGGCGTGGCCGGGGGCTACGTCGAGCAGACGATACTGTCGCCCGACGTGGACGGCGAGTCCGCCGTCCCGTCGCTCGACCCGGAGGCGACCGACGACGACGATGACGACGAGTCGCTGTCCGGTCGGATCTCGTCGCTGTTCGGACTGTAGAAGGGGAGAACCGTCAGGCCTCGACGGCCAGGCCGGCCTCGCGGAGCGCGGCCTCGGCCTCGGCGTCCTCGTGGACGACGGCGGCGACGGCGCGCGTGATCTTCTCCGGTTCCTCGTGCTGGAAGATGGAGCGGCCCATGGAGATGCCGGCGGCGCCGGCGTCGACGGCCCCGCGGACCATGGAAAGCGTCTCCTCGTCGGTGCCCTTCGACCCGCCGGCGATGACCACGGGCAGCGAGGTGGACTCGACGACGCGTCCGAAGGTCTCCGCGGTGCCGCTGTAGGCGGTCTTGACGACGTCGGCGCCCAGCTCCTCGCCCAGTCGGACGGCGTGACCCAGGTCCTCCGCGAAGGCCTCGGGGTCGTCGTCGCGGACGTCGTGGCCGCGCGCGTAGGTCATCGCCAGCACGGGCAGGCCGTAGCGCTCGGCCTCGCTGGTGACCTCCGCGAGCTGGCTGATCTGGTCAGGCTCGTGCTCGCTGCCGACGTTGATGTGGAAGGAGACGGCGTCGGCGCCCGCGCGGATGGCGTCCTCGACGGTTCCGGTCGGCCGCTTGTCGCTCTCGTCCGGGCCGATGGAGGTCGAGCCGTTGAGGTGGACGACGTACCCGGCGCCGTTGAGGTTGCCGTGGACGCGGCCCGCGATGCCCTTCTGCGTGAGGACCGCGTCCGCGCCGCCGGCCGTCACCGCGTCGATGGTCGATTCGATGTCGACGAGGCCGTCGACCGCGCCCAGTGTGATGCCGTGGTCCATGGGGACGATGACGTGCCGCCCCCCTGTCCCGATCCGATCCAGTCGCGCCGATTTCCCTGCAGTCATGTTGTGGTAGACTGTGGCAAGTACGATTATTTGCCTTCCGGTTGCGGTCGGTCCTGTGCCCCGCGGACTGCCCCCTCCTTCAGTTCGCGGGCCTTCGCTTCGAGGCGGTCCGCGACGTCCGCGGCGGGGTCGTCGTTCTCGTGGCCCCCGGCGACGATATCGACGAGCGCGGACCCGACGATGATCCCGTCGGCGCCCGCCGAGACGATGCGCTCGGCGTGGTCGCCGGTCTTGATGCCGAAGCCGACCGCCTTCGGGACCGACCAGTCCGACAGGCGCGCGAGGCTCTCCTCGGTCTGGTCGGAGACGTCGTCGCGCGCGCCAGTCACGCCCAGGCGCGCCTGGACGTACACGTAGCCCGACGTGTGCTGCTGCATGGCGTCGAGTCGCTCGCCCCGCGTCGTCGGGGCGACAATGAAGATCAGGTCGAGGCCGTACTCGTCGCAGGCCTCGCGCATCGGCCCGGCCTCCTCGGCGGGGAGGTCCGGGACGACGAAGCCCTCGATGCCGGCGTCGGCGGCGGCCTCGACGAAGGCGCGCGGGCCCCTGCTCGCGGTTTCACCGCTCGCATCCGAGGCGCGTTGCGCCTCGCCCTCCCCGTACTGATAGATCAGGTTGTAGTACGTCATACAGACCAGCGGCACGTCGACGTCGAGGTCGCGGACGAACTGGAGGAAGCGGTCGGGCGTCATGCCCGCCTCCAGCGAGCGGACGACGGCCTCCTGGATGGTCGGGCCCTCGGCCATCGGTTCGGAGAACGGCAGGCCGAGCTCGATCACGTCGGCGCCGCCGCGGGCCAGCGCCTCGACGTACCGCAGCGAGGACTCGTAGTCCGGGTCGCCCGCGGCGAGGTACGGGACGAAGGCGGGGCCGTCGGCGAAAGCGCGTTCGAGTCCCATCAGAGCCCACCTCCGACCTCGCGGAAGACGGAGAGGTCCGGCGCGGCCTCCAGGTCGCGCTGGCCCGTCTCCTCGATGACCGTCTCCAGGTCCTTGTCGCCGCGGCCGGAGACGTTGACGACGACGGTGTCGCCGAGTTCGTCGTGATGCTCGTGGAGATAGGCGAGGGCGTGGGCGCTCTCCAGCGCGGGGATGATCCCCTCCTCCTGCGAGAGGCGGTGGAACGCCTCCAGCGCGGCGTCGTCGCCCACGTTGACCGCCTCGACGCGGCCCTCGTCGACCATGTGGGCCAGCTCCGGCCCGACGCCGGCGTAGTCCAGCCCCGCCGAGACGCTGTGTGACTCCATTATCTGGCCGTCCGAGTCCTGCAGGAGCTTCGTCCGCGCGCCGTGGAGGACCCCCTCCTCCCCGGTCGACAGCGACGCGGAGTTGGGCGCGACGCCCGCCTCCTCGTCGACGGCCAGCGAGTCGCCGCCGGCCTCGACGGCGTAGAGGTCGACGTCATCGTCGTCGCGGAAGTGATGGAAGGTGCCCATCGTGTTCGAGCCGCCGCCGGCGCAGGCCAGGACGGCGTCGGGTAGGTCGCCGGTCTTCTCCCGGACCTGCTCGCGAGCTTCCTCGCTGATGACGGCCTGGAAGTCCCGGACCATCGCCGGGAAGGGGTGCGGGCCGACCACGGACCCGACGACGTAGTGGGTCGTCTCGACCGTCGTCGCCCAGTCGCGGAACGTCTCGGTGATGGCCTCTTTCAGCGTGCCGCGACCCGTCGAGACGGGGTTCACCTCGGCCCCGTTGAGCCGCATCCGGAAGACGTTGGGGCGCTGGCGCGCGATGTCGGTCTCGCCCATGTAGATCTCGCAGGGCATGTCCAGGTGCGCAGCGGCCATCGCCGTCGCCGTACCGTGCTGGCCCGCGCCGGTCTCCGCGACGATCCGCTCCTTGCCCATGTACTTCGCCAGCAGCACCTGCCCCAGCGCGTTGTTCAGCTTGTGGGCCCCGCCGTGGACGAGGTCCTCGCGCTTGAGGTAGACGTCCGCGTCGTAGCGCTCCGAGAGCTGTTCCGCGTACTGCAGCGGCGTCGGCCGCCCGCCGAAGTCGGCCATCCGCTCGCGGAACTCCTCGACGAAGTCGCCCTCGTTGTCGATCACGTACCGCTCGTAGGCGTCCGCCAGCTCCTCGATGGCCGGCATCAGCGCCTCCGGCACGTACTGTCCCCCGTAGTCGCCGAACGTGGATTCGCTGCTCATGTGTTCGTCTCCGTCAGTTCGCACGTCCGCTCGGTCACGTCCCCGGCCATGATGGCCGACCCCACCAGCAGGGCGTCGGCGCCCGCCGCCCGCATCCGAGAGACGTCGCCCGTCGATCCTATGCCGCTTTCCGCAATGAGCGTGACGCCATCGGGCGCGGCCGGCGCCACCTCCTCGAAGGTAGCGAGGTCGACCGCCAGTCGCGCCAGGTCGCGGTTGTTCACGCCGAGTATCTCCGCGCCCGCCGCGACCGCCCGCTCGACCTCCTCGCGGGTGTGAGTCTCGACGAGCACCTGGAACCCGCGCTCGCGTGCCGCGGCGATCAATTCTTCCAGATCGCCCGTCCCCTCCTCCTCGAGGAACCGCGCGATCAGCAGGACGACGTCCGCCTCGACGGCGTCGAGTTGCTCCTCGTGGAGCAGGAAGTCCTTGCGCAGCACGGGCACGTCGACGGCCTCGCGGACGCGTTCTAGCGTCGCCGTCGACCCCCCGAAGTGCTCCGGTTCGGTGAGCACGGACAGCGCGGCCGCGCCCCCCTCGACCATCCCGCGGGCGAGGTCGACCGGGTCGCCCTCGCGCTCGCCGTCGGTCGTCGGGCTCGTCGGCTTCACCTCGGCGATCAGCGGCACGCGCCCGTCCGCCTCCGCCGCGGCGAACGCCTCGGGCAGCGACCGCGCGTCCACGTCCACGCGCCCGTCGCCGCCCCCGCGTTCCCGCGCCGTCTCCAGGATGGAGCGGACGGCCGGTGCCATCTCCTCACTGTCGTCCATCTATGTACATTGACGGACAGACATGGACATAAGAGTTGCCCTTGGCCGGCGGCGGCGGTCGCCTTCCTGCCACAAAATAGAAACGTCGCCGAGACGCACCCGCGGGCATGGGCTACCACGTCGTCGACCCGGCCGCGCTGGACCCCGATCCGGACCGACCCTCCGAGATGCAGTATATAAGCGAAGCGGCGGACATGGACCAGATGGGCCTGCGCGTGTACTCGGTCGACCCCGGCGAGGAGGTTCCCCTCTCCGGCCTCCACTACCACGAGACCCAGGAGGAGGTCTTCTACGTCATCGAGGGCGTCCTGAGCGTGGAGACGCCCGAAGCGGTCTACCGCGTCGAACCCGACCAGTTCTTCGTCGCCGAACCCGAGAGCCCGCACCGCGCGCACGTGGCCGAGAGCGCCGACGAGTCGGCACGGGTGATCGGAGTGGGCGCGCCGCCGGTGAGCGACGGGCACGGCGTCGAGGAGTAACGCAACACCCGTCTGGCGACCGGTGCCGCCCCGATAGTGCGAATCTTCAAGGCCTGCACGGGCGGAGTAGCGAGCATGAACGGAGTCGCCGACGCCGGCATCTACGCGCGCGAGTCGGACTACCTTGACCGGTATGTCCAGGTGGGAGCGGCCGGAGAGAAGGTCATCAGCCTGTCATTCCCGACGACGCCGGACGAGGACGCCAGCGAGGACCACCTGCTGCTCGATCGGATCGACGAATACCTCCACAGCGAGGAAGACGACTTCCGCGACGTCGACGTCGGCCTGACCGTCCCGACCGACCGGCGGGCCGTCCTAGAGGCGACCCGGGAGGTCCCCTACGGACAGCAGGCCAGCGTCGAGCAGGTGGCCAACATGGCGGCCGGACTGGACGCCGACGACGAGGACGACGTCGCGACCGTCCGCGAGGCGCTGGCCGACAACCCCGTCCCGCTGGTGATCCCGGATCACCGCGTCCGAGACGGCCCCAGCGGGGCACCGCCCGAGGTGGAGCAGAAGCTACGCAGCCTCGAAGGGCTCTAGGTCCCGACAGCGGGGCGGTTACAGATCGTCGTTGGGCCGGTCGGGTTCGATCCCCGGTGCCGACGCCAGCCCGGCGATCCAGTCGGTCGGGATCAGTTTCGCGTCCGTCCCGGTGTCGATCTCCACCGCGCCCTCGATGGGCTCCTTGTGCTGCTTTCGGATCGGCGGCGTGTCTGTCACGACTGCCTCCGTCGTGTACCCGTACACGCCGCTGTCGGGCCCGTCGACGTGGTAGACGATCCGGTCCCCCTCCGACACCGGATCGTGGCGGGGCGACCCGCCCGACAGGTCTGGCCTGGTGCCGCCGCCTTCGGCCGCCCCCCGGTACTGGGGCTCGACGCGCCGAACGCTGAACCCCTCGATGGTGTCGACGTCGTCGCGCTCACGCCGCCAGTCCGCCAGCGCCGACCTGATGCGGTTGGGCCCGAGTTCCTCGGCGTCGTCGACGTCGATCGGACAGTTTCGGCGCCTGGGATTGCCCTCCGGATCGGTGTAAGCCACCAGCAGATCGTACCATTCCCCCCCGTCGACGTCCTCGACGTCGAACGTCGGCTCGTCGGTCGCTATCTCACCCATATATAATATTATATCCCAGAACTACTTAAATATAACAGAACATCGGGTAGAACTCGAATGCGTTCGATCCAATTGTCATTCTCGAAGATTCAGTTTTCACTGGAAACGTATCTGTGATAGATCGCTGCGTGGCTGCGAGGCGGAGAGCGCGGGGACGCCGTCACCCACCGGGGCGGCCGATTCCGAGTCCCTCGTGGACGGTCAGTTCGAGCGCGTTGACGAGGTAGTGGGCGACGGCGACTGCCAGCAGGCTGTCCGTGACGACGAACAGGGCGGCCAGTGCCATCCCGAGGCTGCCCGTAACGACCATGCCGACGCGACCCTGGGCGCCGTGTGCGGCCCCGAAGGCGATCGAGGAGACGATCGCCATCGGCCACGGTGAGATGCCCAGGCCCGCCTCGACGACGCCGATGGCCGCGGCCCGGAAGACGAACTCCTCAACGACGGCGATGATCGGCAGGACGCCGACCAGCAGGAGACCCCACCCGCGGGCGTCGTCCGGCGCCAGCATCTCGCGCAGGGACTCGTCGTAATCGACGCCGACGCGCCTGGCGGTCAGCCCGGCCAGCTCGTTGCCGATCCACAGCGCGACGCCGGCGGCGACCCCCACCGCTACGGCGGGGGTCCCCGTCGACAGCGGGTCTGCGGCGATGCCGAAGGCCCAGGCCGGAATCCCGAAGTAGAACGCCCCGGCCGCGAGCACGGTGCCGAACAGGCCCTGCGTGAGCGCGACGTTGGCGAGCAGGGCCCCGGTCGACAGCTCCAGCTCGATCGGCTCGGGGTCGTCGAAGCGCGGGATGACGGGGTCGCCGGGACGGGGGTTCCGCGTCGCGGGCCCGGCGAGGGCGCCCATCCGCTCCGGATCGACGGCGCCGTCGCTGACGGTGTCCTGCGTCAGGCGCGCGAGAGCGAGAAGGATAGAAACGGCGACGCCCGTCAGGCCGACGAAGGCGGCCCAGCGGGCCATGCGGCGTTACTGCGGGCTGGGCGAGCCGCCCTGGCGGCCCACCTCGTGGTCGAGTGCCTTGCCGGTGATGGACTTCAGCCGGTCGACCAGCGAGTCCTTCTCGGGTTCGCCGGCCAGCGCCACGTCCAGCACCTCGGAGATGTGCGAGACCGGGATGATCTCGATCATCTCCTCGTACTCCTCCTCGATCATGACGTCCTGGGTGTTGGCCTCGGGGATGATGACCGTGTCCAGTCCCGCCTTCGCGGCGGCCTCGATCTTGTGGGTGACGCCGCCGACGGGCAGCACGTCGCCCCGGACCGACAGCGAGCCGGTCATGGCGATGTTCTGCTCGACGGGGACGTCCTCCAGCGCGGAGATGACGGCCGTCGCGACCGTGATGGAGGCGGAGTCGCCGTCGACGCCGCCCTCGCCGGCCTGGACGAACTGGATGTGGACGTCCTTCTCCGAGATGTCCTCGTCGGAGAACTTCTTGATGATCGCGGAGACGTTCTGGACGGCCTCTTCGGCCATCTCCTGGAGCTGACCGGTGGCGATCACCTGACCGGGCCCCTGCGAGGGGGCGACCTCGGCCATGACGGGCAGGACGATGCCGGAGTCCTCGCCCATCACCGCGAGACCGTTGACGCGGCCGATCACGTCGCCCTCGTTGACGGTCAGCTCGTAGTCCTTGCGCCGCTCGATGTAGTCGTCGGCGAGCTGCTGCTCGATGGAGCGGCTGCGGTTCTTGGCCTGGAGCACGTCCTCGCGAGTGGTGTACTCGCGGTCGTCGGCGCGCGCGATGTCGCCGGCGACCCGCACGAGTCCGCCGAGTTCGCGGAACTTCAGGGTGAGGTGCTCCTTGCGGCCGGCGCGACGCCGGGCCTCCAGGATGAGCTCCTCGGCGGCCTCCCGGGTGAAGTGGGGGAGGCGTCCGTCGCGCTCGATCTCCTGGGCGATAAAGCGGGCGTACTTCCGGCGCATCTCGGGGGTGTCCTCGATGGTGTCGTCCATGTACACCTCGTATCCGTAGCCCTTGATCCGGGAGCGCAGGGCCGGGTGCATGTTCTCCATGGCGTCGAGGTTCCCCGCCGCGATCATGATGAAGTCACAGGGGACGGGCTCGGTCTGGACCATCGCGCCCGAGGAGCGTTCGGACTGGCCCGTGATGGAGAACTCGCCCTCCTGGATCGCGGTCATCAGCTTCTGCTGGCTGCGGATGTCCAGCGTGTTGATCTCGTCGACGAACAGGACGCCCTTGTTGGCCTTGTGGATCGCGCCGGGCTCGACGCGGTCGTGGCTGGGCGTCTCCATGCCGCCGGACTGGAACGGGTCGTGGCGGACGTCGCCCAGCAGGGCACCGGCGTGGGCGCCGGTGGCGTCCTCGAAGGGCGCGGTCTGCTGGTTCGCGCGGTTGACCAGCAGGTTCGGGATCATCGCGTCGTTACCGCGGGAGCCGTACCGGAAGGCGAGATAGATGACGCCGGCCGCGAGGATGCCCAGCAGGATCTGCTGGACCAGGATCAGGGCGTAGCCGATGACGATGGCGATGATGATCCACATGAGGAAGGTCCGCATCTGGTTGCGCTTGCGGGCCTCCTCCTTGTGGGCCTCGACGATCTGTTCGCCCTTGCCCGCGGGGACGGTGCGGACCTTGGGCTCGTTGCCGTCGTCGGGGTTGTGGTAGACCAGAACGTCCTGCAGCTCCTCCTGGGGGAGCAGCTGGGACATCGCCTTGGCCAGCATCGACTTGCCCGTCCCGGGCGAGCCGATCATCATCACGTGGCGTCGTTGCTTGGCTGCCTTCTTGATCACGTCGCGGGCGTGGTCCTGCCCGATGACCTGGTCGACGAGGCGGTCCGGGACCTCGATCTCGCCGGTGGTGTCGATGTCGAGGCCGCCGAGCAGGCCCGCCTCCTCGTCCTCGTCGACGATGGCGTCGCCCTCGACGTCGACCTCGACGCTGCTGCCCAGATCGGACAGGCTGCCGTCGTCACCTTCGTCGCCCGCGCCGTCGGCGTCGGTCCCCTCCTCGGGGACCTCGGCGGCGACGTCGTCCGCGGGCGCGTCGGTCACCTCCCGCTCTGACTCGGGAGTGTCGTCGGTCTCAGTGTTGTCGCTCATACAAGCGTTGCTACAATGACGGAAGGACCCTCCACTGATATACTTTCTCCCCGCAACCGGCGCCGAAAGCGGGCCGAAACCGCCAGATAGCGACCGGTTCCGTCGGTTCGTCCCCACTCGCCGTCTTTATACCAGTCCGGTCCGGAGAGAGGATATGCGCGGCTTCTACATCGGCCGGTTCCAGCCGTACCACAACGGCCACCACACGGTAATCGAGACCATCGCCGGGGAGGTGGACGAACTCGTCCTGGGGATCGGGAGCGCCGGCGACTCCCACTCGACGCGCAACCCCTTCACCGCCGGCGAGCGGATCATGATGATCACGAAGGCCGTCCGCGAGTTCGAGCGGGAACACGACCTCGTCACCTACGTCGTCCCCATCGAGGACCTCAACCGCAACTCCGTCTGGGCGAGCCACGTCGAGAGCATGTGTCCCAGTTTCGACGTCGCCTACTCGAACAACCCCCTCGTCATCAGGCTGTTCGAGGAGGCCGGCATCGAGGTCCGCCAGTCGAAGATGTTCGAACGCGACCGACTGGAGGGCAGCGACATCCGCGACGCGATGATCGACGGCGAGGACTGGCGAGATCGCGTCCCCGACGCCGTCGTCGAAACCATCGAGGAGATCAACGGCATCCAGCGCATCCGCGCCGTCGCTGAGGACGACGTCGTCGAGCGGTGGGAGACCGAGAACGACGACGGCGCCCGGGACGAGCGCCGACGGGAGGACTGATGATCACGCTCAGTTCCGACTTCGGCTCGCCGTACCCAGCGGCGATGAAGGGCGTGATCCTGCGGGAATCGGGCGCTCGCCTCGTCGACGTCTCCCACGAGTTCCCCCGGCAGGACGTCCGCGCCGCCGCCTTCTGGCTCCGCGAGGTGCTCCCTCACTTCCCGCCCGCGGTCCACTGCGTCGTGGTCGACCCCGGCGTCGGGACCGACCGGGCGGCCCTGGCGATCAGGGTCGGTGACCACGCCCTCGTCGCGCCCGACAACGGCGTCGCGCTCCCGGTCGCCCGCGAACTCGCCGGCGACGGCGACGTCATCGAGGTGTTCGAGATCGAATACGAATCGCCAGAGAGCGCCACCTTCCACGGCCGGGACGTGTTCGCCCCGGCGGCGGCCCGCGTCCACGAGGCCGGCGTCGACGCCGTCCACGAAATCGAGGGCTTCGAGCGTGCCGACGGCTACGAGGACCTGACCTTCCCGGAACCGACGGTCGGGAACACGGGCGCCAGCGGCGAGGTGCTGGTCGTCGACGACTTCGGCAACAGCGTCACCAACGTCCCCGGAGATGTCCTCGACGACCGCTGGGGAGACCAGGTCCGGATCAACGGCGAACCGGCCCCCGTCCGCCGGACCTACGCGGCGGTCGACCCCGGCCAGCGGCTGGTCACCGTCGGCAGCCACGGCAACGTCGAACTCGCCGTCAACCGCGGCCGCGGCGACGAGGCCTTCGATGTCGGCCGCGGCGCGCGCGTCGAACTGAACTTCTGAGCCGCGCCGCTGCTACGACTCTGTCCTTCGATCGGAACCGGAGTGAAACTCGGGGTTCGGAAGCGAAAACGGGGTTCGAGCGTCATTTCGCTTGCTCGGCCGATTGATCGCCGCTGACTGCGGCTTCGCGACGAAACGCTCGACCGTTTACTCAGCAGTCTGATCTCCGCTGACCACGGTCTCGCGATGAAACGCTCGACCGTTTACTCAGC
This genomic interval from Halomicrobium urmianum contains the following:
- a CDS encoding 3-dehydroquinate synthase II, which produces MTRSVWLKADDEVGDWEARKRRITAGLEAGVDWVLVDQHDVARVRELGEVNVAAFAGGDVHVMDAEGDEIEPDATVVGKEGEGDGTVDLPSDFSGSADLSALRQDGDAPNGGYVRIFDEDYEAFAEQVAAEADHTIVIGDDWQIIPLENLIARVGDETDLITGVQSAEDARTAYETLELGADGVLLDTDDPDEIRRTVEVRDEAGREQLDLSWAEVTDIEQTGSADRVCIDTGNLMEHDEGMLVGSMSRGLFFVHAETAESPYVASRPFRVNAGAVHAYVRTPDGGTKYLSEVGSGDEVQIVDENGNTREAIVGRAKIEKRPMFRVQAETEEGDRIETLIQNAETIKMHTKEGRTAITDVDEGDELLVYTEDAARHFGEKVEESIIEK
- a CDS encoding DUF7537 family lipoprotein; the protein is MTARTLAMLCVVGLVLLAGCGGLSGGSAETPVSNETDGGTATPTGTPTESAGSVDEFAFPAGTSADGFGNVSDLTSAHGDTLEGQDVESRYRSESWERDASGNQSSLRSVFTADVRSDVEAERALLTTNVSYVGQGRVQTVSLTTSLTTANETYTRSVDRAGNASYSVDTPSTGFATRHASISATGIRPVLESASWNATEVTRRNGTKVVRYEPTAVTTDDQATNENAANLTGQVLVDEDGVVHGAELGFVVSGNESQGSQVVRYDYDLMRPDDVAVEDPDWLDEARSGGE
- a CDS encoding P-loop NTPase, which translates into the protein MHSSPVVTVAGAKGGVGKTTTSINLGVALADRGLDVVVLELDLAMANVVDFLSLPGADDAPTVHDVLAGEAAVTDALALAPGGVTVAPSSTDLDALDDVDVSRVPEVVEELADLFDAVLIDTAAGVNSATTTAIDLADYAVLVSTPRVASLRDADKTQTLADRSDGDVAGLVLTMTGTGTAPPSGDLADFLDVDLLASVPDDPSVPGSQDAGVPVVERKPDGPVASAYRQAAERIHRQLAAREPSDEDGTTDDGATGDPDQSDEVPADSGSVDTTQSAGPADDARDRTGGGARTDRNGGERPVPGTPPAPARNAPGDTPTETEASIDMTTDDTTDDAASDEPDAERETPSKEDLEAQGWTFPGASDDESGTEPAGEESPDSEPEPDSAGEVEVRQATDGGVAGGYVEQTILSPDVDGESAVPSLDPEATDDDDDDESLSGRISSLFGL
- a CDS encoding 2-amino-3,7-dideoxy-D-threo-hept-6-ulosonate synthase translates to MTAGKSARLDRIGTGGRHVIVPMDHGITLGAVDGLVDIESTIDAVTAGGADAVLTQKGIAGRVHGNLNGAGYVVHLNGSTSIGPDESDKRPTGTVEDAIRAGADAVSFHINVGSEHEPDQISQLAEVTSEAERYGLPVLAMTYARGHDVRDDDPEAFAEDLGHAVRLGEELGADVVKTAYSGTAETFGRVVESTSLPVVIAGGSKGTDEETLSMVRGAVDAGAAGISMGRSIFQHEEPEKITRAVAAVVHEDAEAEAALREAGLAVEA
- the trpA gene encoding tryptophan synthase subunit alpha; this translates as MGLERAFADGPAFVPYLAAGDPDYESSLRYVEALARGGADVIELGLPFSEPMAEGPTIQEAVVRSLEAGMTPDRFLQFVRDLDVDVPLVCMTYYNLIYQYGEGEAQRASDASGETASRGPRAFVEAAADAGIEGFVVPDLPAEEAGPMREACDEYGLDLIFIVAPTTRGERLDAMQQHTSGYVYVQARLGVTGARDDVSDQTEESLARLSDWSVPKAVGFGIKTGDHAERIVSAGADGIIVGSALVDIVAGGHENDDPAADVADRLEAKARELKEGAVRGAQDRPQPEGK